One region of Fragaria vesca subsp. vesca linkage group LG4, FraVesHawaii_1.0, whole genome shotgun sequence genomic DNA includes:
- the LOC101308760 gene encoding uncharacterized protein LOC101308760 produces MANFFKLTTILSLMVSALLLASQYPMAFSSEFEGDDDEELEEYVIDAPNPNFRLRGRFLASIIKKGAHCDAVKHNICNGISANNGTSILNCCKTHCRNILGDRNNCGKCGHKCEFSQRCCNGKCTYVAYNPNHCGKCTRKCSAGVKCEYGYCGYA; encoded by the coding sequence ATGGCCAACTTCTTCAAGCTCACCACCATTCTCTCCCTCATGGTTTCGGCTTTGCTCCTAGCCTCCCAATACCCTATGGCCTTCTCATCCGAGTTCGAGGGCGACGACGACGAGGAGTTGGAGGAGTACGTGATCGATGCCCCGAATCCGAACTTCAGATTAAGAGGCAGGTTCTTGGCCAGCATTATCAAGAAAGGTGCACACTGTGACGCCGTCAAGCACAACATCTGCAATGGGATTTCAGCAAACAACGGGACGAGCATTCTCAACTGCTGCAAGACTCATTGCCGTAACATTCTCGGAGACCGGAATAACTGCGGCAAGTGCGGGCACAAGTGCGAGTTTTCACAGCGTTGCTGTAATGGAAAGTGTACCTATGTTGCTTACAATCCCAACCACTGTGGCAAGTGTACTAGAAAGTGCTCGGCTGGGGTTAAATGTGAGTATGGATACTGTGGGTATGCTTAA